In a genomic window of Helianthus annuus cultivar XRQ/B chromosome 10, HanXRQr2.0-SUNRISE, whole genome shotgun sequence:
- the LOC110881752 gene encoding uncharacterized protein LOC110881752, with protein MAPKRRNLRRDTSDPMPTTQAELNQLLEERISQAIAQYEANRNEHSGGSGGTGGQGQGGTSGGNTTNGCTYKQFLDCKPLNYDGTGGAVAFVRWTEKTESTIRMSRCTPEQTVVYATGLFVDEALTWWNLQVQTLGDVAAYGLTWEELKERMREKYCSRAELQKLETEFWHLEMVGADVSGYTQRFHDLSRVIPYMVTPEFKRVERYIWGLHPKIRSLVSSAQPTTITQAVTLAVSLTEEAVRMKKIPAKGSEKKETHVESTSGGKRKFSHSNKGMRVNNNDGTNINKRREVNPPRGGKAFTATNESRGKGYLGTLPKCDKCKYHHEGRCAKCDKCGRIGHYKETCWVGRGKGNTKCGGNGNNNQGRNDNGNGTGNRNGNNNGNGNGAGKGQGCYNCGDNGHYRKDCPKENQARGRAFVIGARDARQDPNIVTDSSKLDVPYSIELANGKLVEADEVIKGCTLELGERKFSIDLLPVGLGSFDVVVGMDWLSDNRAEVVCHEKTIRIPLPNEETLLLLVKATSRR; from the exons ATGGCACCGAAACGGAGGAACCTTAGGCGCGACACCTCAGACCCTATGCCTACTACACAGGCAGAACTGAATCAGCTCCTTGAAGAGCGAATCTCGCAAGCAATCGCCCAATATGAGGCCAACCGCAATGAACACAGTGGCGGATCTGGTGGAACTGGCGGCCAAGGTCAGGGAGGCACATCTGGTGGCAACACCACAAATG GGTGCACGTACAAACAATTTCTCGACTGCAAGCCTCTCAATTATGATGGTACTGGAGGTGCAGTGGCATTTGTACGATGGACAGAGAAAACTGAGTCCACTATTCGCATGAGCCGATGCACTCCTGAACAGACAGTGGTTTACGCTACAGGGCTATTTGTGGACGAagctctaacttggtggaaccttcaggttcaaactcTAGGAGACGTTGCAGCCTATGGGCTAACTTGGGAAGAATTAAAGGAACGAATGAGAGAAAAATATTGTTCTAGAGCTGAGCTGCAAAAGCTGGAGACAGAATTTTGGCACCTTGAAATGGTAGGTGCTGACGTTTCAGGATACACCCAGAGATTTCATGACTTATCACGAGTGATTCCGTATATGGTCACTCCGGAATTCAAAAGAGTCGAACGATACATATGGGGTCTTCACCCTAAGATCAGGAGTCTAGTCAGCTCGGCACAACCTACCACCATAACTCAAGCTGTTACCTTAGCAGTGAGCCTCACTGAGGAGGCAGTGAGAATGAAGAAGATTCCTGCAAAGGGTTCGgaaaagaaggagactcacgtagagtctaCTAGTGGTGGAAAGCGAAAATTTTCACACTCTAACAAGGGTATGCGTGTGAACAACAACGACGGCACCAATATTAACAAACGAAGGGAAGTAAACCCACCAAGAGGTGGCAAGGCTTTCACAGCAACCAACGAAAGTAGGGGTAAAGGCTATTTAGGCACCCTGCCTAAATGCGACAAGTGTAAGTATCATCATGAGGGCCGTTGTGCAAAGTGTGATAAATGCGGTAGAATAGGCCACTATAAGGAAACATGCTGGGTAGGAAGGGGAAAAGGAAACACAAAGTGTGGAGGAAATGGTAACAACAATCAAGGTAGAAATGACAACGGGAATGGAACTGGAAACAGAAAtggaaacaacaatggcaacggaAATGGAGCTGGAAAGGGGCAAGGATGCTACAACTGTGGTGACAATGGGCATTATAGGAAGGATTGCCCTAAGGAAAACCAGGCTCGTGGGAGAGCTTTTGTGATCGGAGCCCGAGATGCACGACAGGACCCGAACAttgttacgg ATTCGAGTAAGCTAGATGTCCCGTATTCTATAGAATTGGCGAACGGAAAATTAGTCGAAGCGGATGAGGTTATTAAGGGTTGTACACTCGAGCTTGGGGAGCGAAAATTTTCTATCGACCTTTTACCCGTTGggttgggtagttttgacgtagttgtcggaatggattggttgtccgaCAACCGGGCGGAAgtagtttgtcatgagaaaactATCCGCATCCCACTGCCAAATGAAGAAACGCTT TTGTTACTTGTTAAAGCTACAAGTAGACGATAA